The Osmia lignaria lignaria isolate PbOS001 chromosome 14, iyOsmLign1, whole genome shotgun sequence genome has a window encoding:
- the eIF5B gene encoding eukaryotic translation initiation factor 5B, whose protein sequence is MQESQPKKGKKARRKRNDSDEDIEKVLAELELEYTGQKKEEETVAPVEQKPEDEEKKKKGKKDKKKDKGDIFEIKQELKSGILLEDEDIDDEMEMSTVKTAAQKKKEKKEREKQKKLAQKKVEVTKKTENEEEKNEVAPEKQTKKEPSAKVPEAKEAVDAAVSVEGEEGKKKKKKAVKDEIKEKEKDKGKGPGKKTIAAMQEALKKLKEEEERLKKEEEERIKQEELREQARLEQVRLEQERKEKKKLKEKQRKERLKAEGKLLTTKQKQDRARAQAMINALKAQGLELPDVGEKKPRAGTRIRPNKMKQQVSIDEKDDEKTEEGITDTDRVEVEIVDQQSKESEEKKDDVKDSWDAESSDDEQEEDKSDEAPKTPNKIKGTILPLGKAKQAQTRKESSESESESETGSESESDESEDDSGVEDKVSDAAKKKERIRERIQLRRIEAEKKKSLDNLRASVVCVLGHVDTGKTKILDKLRRTNVQDGEAGGITQQIGATNVPIDAIRESTKHVKGYADKKFKIPGLLIIDTPGHESFSNLRNRGSSLCDIAILVVDIMHGLEPQTIESINLLKQKKCPFIVALNKIDRLYDWQTMSRKDVQDIVKTQAINTQREFEKRSKDVIVQFAEQGLNAALFYENPDPKTYVSLVPTSAITGEGMGNLLSLIVDACQGPLAKRLMYSEELQATVLEVKALPGLGTTIDCILVNGMLREGDTMIVAGTDGPIVTQIRSLLMPQPLKELRVKNAYIEYREIRAAQGVKIAAKDLEKAIAGLNLQVAQKPDEVEVLKEEIAKELSSALRNIRLAERGVYVQASTLGALEALLDFLKSSKIPYAGIRIGPVVKKDVMKASIMLEHDSQYATILAFDVKIERDAQELADSLGVKIFQADIIYHLFDKFTAYREELKQRKRNENKHIAVFPCKLRILPQHIYNSRDPIVMGVMVEAGIVKEGTPICVPSKDFIDLGMVTSIEYDHKTVESARKGQEVCVKIEPIPGEAPKMYGRHFDEKDFIVSKISRQSIDACKEYFRDDLVKTDWQLMVELKKLFQIL, encoded by the exons ATGCAGGAATCTCAGCCGAAGAAAGGCAAGAAAG CCAGAAGAAAGCGCAATGATAGTGATGAAGATATTGAAAAGGTCTTGGCTGAATTGGAATTGGAATACACTGGACaaaagaaggaagaggaaacTGTTGCACCAGTTGAACAAAAACCTGAGGatgaggagaaaaagaaaaaaggaaaaaaggataaGAAGAAGGATAAGGGGgacatttttgaaattaaacaaGAATTGAAGAGTGGTATACTTCTTGAAGATGAAGATATTGATGATGAGATGGAAATGAGTACTGTAAAAACTGCAGcacagaagaaaaaagaaaagaaagaaagagaaaaacagaAGAAGCTTGCCCAAAAGAAAGTA GAAGTTACTAAGAAGAccgaaaatgaagaagaaaagaatgaagTTGCACCTGAAAAGCAAACTAAGAAAGAACCATCAGCAAAAGTGCCAGAAGCAAAGGAAGCAGTAGATGCTGCTGTATCTGTTGAGGGTGAAgaggggaaaaagaagaaaaagaaggcaGTGAAAGATGAgataaaagagaaggaaaaagataAAG GCAAAGGTCCTGGGAAGAAAACTATTGCTGCAATGCAAGAGGCCTTAAAGAAATtaaaggaagaagaggaaagattaaaaaaggaggaagaggaaagaaTAAAACAAGAGGAACTGAGAGAACAAGCTCGTTTGGAACAAGTTAGGCTTGAACAGGAGcgtaaggaaaagaaaaaattgaaagaaaaacaacGAAAGGAACGATTAAAAGCAGAAGGAAAGCTTTTAACAACCAAACAGAAACAAGATAGGGCGAGAGCGCAAGCTATGATTAATGCGCTTAAGGCTCAAGGTTTAGAATTACCGGATGTAGGAGAAAAGAAACCTAGAGCAG GGACTCGTATAAGACCAAATAAGATGAAACAACAGGTGAGCATCGACGAGAAAGATGATGAGAAAACGGAAGAAGGCATAACAGATACGGACAGAGTCGAGGTAGAAATTGTAGATCAACAATCCAAAGAATCCGAAGAAAAGAAAGACGATGTTAAAGATTCATGGGACGCGGAAAGTAGCGACGATGAGCAAGAAGAAG ATAAATCGGACGAGGCACCAAAAACTCCTAATAAGATTAAAGGAACTATTCTTCCACTTGGTAAAGCAAAACAAGCACAAACCAGAAAAGAATCCTCCGAAAGTGAATCGGAGAGTGAAACCGGTAGCGAATCGGAATCAGATGAAAGTGAAGACGATAGTGGAGTAGAAGACAAAGTATCGGACGCGgcaaagaagaaggaaagaattAGGGAACGAATACAGCTTCGAAGGATAGAAGCGGAAAAGAAAAAATCGTTAGATAATCTCAGAGCCTCGGTGGTATGCGTTTTAGGTCACGTCGATACCGGAAAAACAAAGATTCTTGACAAATTAAGAAGAACGAATGTACAGGACGGTGAAGCGGGCGGTATTACTCAACAAATTGGTGCAACAAACGTACCGATCGATGCCATTCGAGAATCAACGAAACATGTCAAAGGG TACGCTgacaagaaatttaaaatacctGGACTGTTGATTATAGATACTCCTGGGCACGAATCTTTCAGTAACTTAAGAAACCGAGGATCATCTCTTTGTGATATAGCGATATTAGTAGTAGACATTATGCATGGTTTAGAACCGCAAACCATCGAGAGTATTAATTTGCTAAAGCAGAAGAAATGTCCTTTCATCGTAGCTTTAAATAAAATCGATAG atTATACGATTGGCAAACTATGAGTCGGAAGGATGTTCAAGATATCGTAAAGACTCAAGCTATAAATACGCAGCGAGAATTTGAGAAACGTTCGAAAGATGTGATTGTACAGTTTGCCGAACAAGGCCTGAATGCTGcgttattttatgaaaatccaGATCCTAAAACTTACGTTTCCCTTGTACCTACTAGTGCGATTACGG GTGAGGGTATGGGTAATCTGTTGTCGTTGATAGTCGATGCTTGTCAGGGTCCACTAGCTAAGAGACTCATGTACAGCGAAGAGCTTCAAGCGACAGTTTTAGAAGTGAAAGCATTACCAGGTCTTGGAACTACAATAGATTGTATTCTAGTCAATGGAATGTTGAGAGAAGGTGACACGATGATAGTAGCTGGCACCGATGGTCCTATAGTGACTCAGATACGTTCTCTTCTTATGCCACAACCGTTGAAAGAATTGAGAGTTAAA AATGCCTATATTGAATATCGTGAAATCAGAGCTGCCCAAGGAGTGAAAATCGCTGCGAAAGATTTAGAGAAAGCAATTGCAG GATTGAATCTCCAAGTGGCTCAAAAACCGGACGAGGTGGAGGtattgaaagaagaaattgcGAAAGAATTATCCTCCGCCCTCAGGAATATTCGACTCGCAGAACGAGGGGTTTACGTGCAAGCATCAACTTTAGGTGCACTCGAAGCGTTGCTGGACTTCCTGAAAAGCAGCAAAATACCG TACGCTGGAATTCGTATCGGTCCTGTTGTCAAAAAGGACGTTATGAAAGCTTCTATCATGTTGGAACACGACAGTCA ATACGCTACGATCCTAGCATTTGATGTGAAGATCGAAAGAGACGCACAAGAATTAGCCGATTCGCTCGGAGTGAAGATCTTCCAGGCAGACATCATTTACCACCTCTTCGACAAGTTTACCGCTTATAGAGAGGAGCTGAAGCAACGTAAACGGAACGAAAACAAGCATATCGCCGTGTTTCCCTGTAAACTTCGTATATTACCACAG CACATCTACAATTCTCGAGATCCAATCGTCATGGGTGTAATGGTCGAGGCTGGAATCGTCAAAGAAGGAACACCAATTTGTGTGCCCAGTAAAGAC TTTATAGATCTGGGCATGGTCACGAGCATAGAGTACGATCACAAGACTGTGGAATCGGCGAGAAAGGGTCAGGAAGTTTGCGTGAAGATTGAACCGATACCCGGAGAGGCACCCAAGATGTACGGTCGTCACTTCGACGAGAAAGATTTCATCGTTAGCAAG ataagCAGACAGAGTATAGACGCGTGCAAAGAGTACTTTAGAGACGATTTGGTGAAAACAGACTGGCAGTTGATGGTGGAATTGAAGAAACTGTTCCAGATAC
- the RpL27A gene encoding ribosomal protein L27A, with protein MSTHKKKTRKLRGHVSHGHGRIGKHRKHPGGRGNAGGLHHHRINFDKYHPGYFGKLGMRNYHLRRNTKWCPTLNLDKLWTLVSEQTRLKYKDSTEKVPVIDLVKAGYYKLLGKGHLPKQPVIVRAKFFSKSAEDKIKAVGGVCVLSA; from the exons ATG TCGACACACAAAAAGAAGACCAGGAAGCTTCGTGGTCATGTGAGTCACGGCCATGGTCGCATAG gtAAACACAGAAAACATCCTGGTGGACGTGGTAATGCTGGTGGTTTACACCACCATCGTATCAACTTTGATAAGTACCATCCTGGTTACTTTGGAAAG cTTGGTATGAGAAATTACCATTTAAGGCGAAATACAAAATGGTGTCCTACTTTAAATTTGGACAAACTATGGACACTGGTTTCTGAACAGACCAGGCTTAAATATAAGGATTCTACAGAAAAAGTACCAGTAATTGATCTTGTAAAAGCG GGATACTACAAACTTTTAGGAAAGGGACACCTTCCCAAACAACCAGTTATTGTCAGAGCTAAATTTTTCAGTAAATCAGCAGAAGACAAAATTAAGGCTGTTGGAGGTGTTTGTGTGCTTAGTGCTTAA
- the Sf3a2 gene encoding splicing factor 3A subunit 2 yields the protein MDFQNRPGGKTGGGGVASWSESNRDRRERLRQLALETIDLNKDPYFMKNHLGSYECKLCLTLHNNEGSYLAHTQGKKHQANLARRAAKEAKEAPQTLAPEKPRVEPKKFVKIGRPGYRVTKQRDPESGQQSLLFQVDYPEVADNVIPRHRFMSAYEQRVEPPDRKWQYLLFAAEPYETIAFKVPSREVEKAEGKFWTHWNKDTKQFFLQFAFKNEKPSVGKVPPPPVPLIRPGLGPTMVPVPPPPRPPMFNPVPPPPALLATGMQIPPPPPHLA from the exons ATGGATTTTCAAAATCGACCTGGAGGCAAAACTGGCGGTGGAGGCGTTGCCTCCTGGTCAGAGAGTAATCGAGACAGGAGAGAACGATTACGACAATTGGCGTTAGAAACTATTGATCTTAACAAAGATccatattttatgaaaaatcattTAGGCTCTTATGAATGTAAACTGTGTTTAACGCTTCATAACAACGAGGGCAGTTATCTGGCCCATACACAGGGTAAAAAGCATCAAGCTAACCTAGCTAGGAGAGCTGCGAAAGAAGCAAAGGAAGCACCTCAAACTCTTGCTCCTGAAAAACCTCGGGTAGAACCAAAAAAGTTCGTAAAAATTGGACGACCCGGTTATAGGGTAACAAAACAACGTGATCCAGAATCGGGACAACAAAGCTTATTATTCCAAGTTGATTATCCAGAAGTTGCCGACAATGTTATTCCACGGCACAGATTTATGTCGGCATATGAACAAAGAGTTGAACCGCCAGATCGTAAATGGCAGTACTTATTATTCGCCGCAGAACCTTATGAAACTATAGCTTTTAAG GTCCCTAGTAGAGAAGTTGAAAAGGCAGAAGGAAAATTTTGGACTCATTGGAATAAGGATACAAAACAGTTTTTCCTGCAGTTTGCATTTAAGAATGAAAAGCCATCAGTTGGCAAAGTACCACCACCTCCAGTTCCTTTAATACGACCTGGTTTAGGACCAACTATGGTACCAGTTCCACCACCACCAAGACCACCAATGTTTAATCCAgtaccaccaccaccagcacTTCTAGCCACAGGAATGCAAATACCTCCTCCACCTCCACATTTAGCATAA
- the LOC117607457 gene encoding WD repeat-containing protein 3: MGLTKQYLRYVPAGNANIIVSPSCNIVFVTLQGQEGRFVAVGACEHVFIWDLRLGEKAQVLSGDKVNVTCLAASPNKQHVAVGYADGTIKTFNLASGENTSIFVGHRSEITTLAYDSKGHRLASGSKDTDIILWDVVAETGICRLSGHKGVITKLVFMSNYNIIISASKDTFVKFWDLDTEHNFRTLVGHRTEVWGLALIKDDHYLITGCNDNELRIWKISFIDNETVDIHLQELTLTDDAEVSDMKHPLRCEKVGSILRSGRGRVVSLEVDTTHTVIGCHGVDSTIDLFQVLPDAKVKENVVKRLRKERKKAEKTGSNVEINYSGTPTIKDEIIRLPIIKVSAKAKGLDIVMGRGGELRICIGVNNNSMELYSLFTQEKDAEVKQLRSMTNHGHRTDVRAVSFSSDNLAFATASGDSVKLWNRPTLACLRTVECGYALTLTFVPGDRHLIVGLKDGKMLIIDITAGDVLEEVPAHSKELWSVTLFPDRKGVASGGGDQTVKFWNFELIEDPDREIKAKVLSVLHLRTLKLEDTVLCVRISPNNRFVAVALLDSTVKIFFLDTFKFFISLYGHKLPVLCMDISSDSTLIATGSADRNIKIWGLDFGDCHKSIFAHDDSVTGLSFVPGTHYVFTCGKDGRVKEWDADSFQKIVTLHGHAGEAWNCSVSPNGVYVVSCGSDKVVRLYERTSEPLVLQDEEEEERERQENELATGESTVVPGQKQQSLPSRKTVSSERGAELIMECLDVSAEYNEQLSKAVAAGIDKAPPVPLQMQAYNCETIDDYFLETIKRIRASDLEETLLLLPYSVACDILKKLPKLLQSDYHTELMSRLALCLIQAHHGPIIATEELLPVLETVKTLAIKKVSDLKDMIGFNLHGMMHIQRTIEEKEGIQLFRDATKSSKRRNRVRRNKEKALKRAIMSL; this comes from the exons ATGGGTTTAACAAAGCAATATTTAAGATATGTACCAGCAGGAAATGCAAACATAATTGTTAGTCCTTCTTGCAATATTGTATTTGTAACATTACAAGGACAAGAAGGTAGATTTGTAGCAGTTGGTGCATGTGAACATGTTTTCATATGGGATTTACGTTTAGGAGAGAAG gCCCAAGTATTATCTGGAGACAAAGTAAATGTTACGTGTTTAGCTGCCTCTCCTAATAAGCAACATGTAGCAGTTGGTTATGCGGATGGCACTATAAAAACTTTCAATTTAGCATCAGGAGAAAATACAAGTATATTTGTAGGTCACAGATCTGAAATTACAACTCTAGCATATGATAGTAAAGGACATAGATTAGCTTCTGGATCAAAG GACACAGATATTATCCTTTGGGATGTAGTAGCAGAAACTGGAATTTGTCGATTAAGTGGACATAAAGGTGTAATAACTAAACTTGTATTTATGAGTaattataatatcattattagtgcCAGCAAAGACACATTTGTCAAATTCTGGGACTTAGATACTGAACATAATTTTAGAACCCTTGTTGGTCATAGAACAGAG GTTTGGGGTCTAGCTTTAATTAAAGATGATCATTATTTAATAACTGGTTGTAATGATAATGAATTACGAATATGGAAAATATCTTTTATTGATAATGAAACTGTAGATATTCATTTGCAAGAGTTAACTCTCACTGATGATGCTGAAGTTAGTGACATG AAACATCCTTTGAGATGTGAAAAAGTTGGAAGCATATTGCGAAGCGGTCGTGGACGAGTTGTATCTCTTGAAGTTGATACAACACATACTGTTATTGGATGTCATGGAGTGGATAGTACAATTGATTTATTTCAAGTATTACCTGATGCCAAAGTAAAAGAGAATGTCGTTAAACGCTTACgaaaagaacgaaagaaagcAGAGAA aaCTGGAAGCAATGTAGAAATAAATTACTCGGGAACACCAACTATAAAAGATGAGATCATTCGTTTACCTATTATCAAAGTATCTGCTAAAGCTAAAGGGCTCGATATAGTAATGGGTAGAGGAGGTGAACTCAGA ATATGTATTGGAGTTAATAATAACTCAATGGAATTATATTCTCTATTCACACAAGAGAAAGATGCTGAAGTAAAACAATTAAGATCAATGACAAATCACGGTCACCGTACGGACGTTCGCGCTGTTAGTTTTAGTTCTGATAATTTGGCTTTTGCAACAGCTAGCGGAGATTCTGTAAAATTATGGAACAG ACCAACCCTGGCGTGCTTACGTACTGTGGAATGTGGTTATGCTTTGACTCTAACGTTTGTACCAGGAGACAGACATTTAATAGTAGGTTTAAaagatggcaaaatgttgattatTGATATTACAGCAGGTGATGTTTTGGAAGAAGTACCTGCACATTCTAAGGAACTTTGGAGCGTCACGCTATTTCCCGACAGG AAAGGAGTAGCTAGTGGTGGAGGAGATCAAACGgtaaaattctggaattttgaacTTATTGAAGATCCTGACAGAGAGATAAAAGCGAAAGTTTTATCTGTTTTACATTTAAGAACTTTGAAACTGGAAGATACTGTATTATGTGTAAGAATAAGTCCTAACAATAGATTTGTTGCAGTTGCACTGCTTGATTCTACTGTAAAAATCTTTTTCCTTGATACTTTTAAG TTTTTCATTTCACTTTATGGACATAAGTTACCGGTATTGTGTATGGATATATCTAGCGACTCAACACTTATTGCCACTGGTTCTGCAgatcgaaatattaaaatttggggTTTAGATTTCGGAGATTGCCACAAATCAATATTCGCTCATGATGATTCCGTCACGGGATTGTCATTTGTTCCTGGGACACATTATGTTTTCACATGTGGAAAAGATGGAAGAGTGAAAGAATGGGACGCTGATAGTTTTCAAAAGATTGTGACATTGcat GGACATGCAGGAGAGGCATGGAATTGTTCTGTTTCTCCAAATGGTGTTTATGTTGTATCCTGCGGATCAGATAAGGTAGTTAGGTTGTACGAAAGAACTTCGGAGCCCTTAGTTCttcaagatgaagaagaagaagaaagagaacgtCAAGAAAATGAATTAGCTACTGGAGAAAGTACCGTTGTTCCAGGACAGAAACAACAGTCTTTACCTTCAAGAAAAACTGTCTCTAGTGAAAGAGGG gcTGAATTAATAATGGAATGTTTAGACGTCTCTGCAGAATATAATGAACAGTTATCGAAAGCAGTAGCAGCGGGGATCGATAAAGCGCCTCCTGTTCCTTTGCAAATGCAAGCTTACAATTGTGAAACCATAGATGATTACTTTTTAGAAACGATTAAACGGATCAGAGCAAG cgATTTGGAagaaacattattattattaccttaCTCGGTTGCGTGCGACATTCTTAAGAAGCTTCCTAAACTATTGCAGTCGGATTATCACACGGAATTAATGTCGAGATTAGCCCTGTGTTTAATACAAGCCCATCATGGTCCAATTATAGCTACAGAAGAACTTTTGCCTGTGTTAGAAACCGTGAAAACACTTGCCATCAAGAAAGTTTCTGACCTGAAG gaTATGATTGGTTTTAATTTACACGGGATGATGCATATACAACGCACtatcgaagaaaaagaaggaatacAACTTTTCAGAGATGCAACCAAAAGCAGTAAACGTCGAAACAGAGttagaagaaataaagaaaaagcatTGAAACGAGCAATCATGTCGTTgtaa
- the LOC117607465 gene encoding KICSTOR subunit 2 encodes MEHEEEFLNTFFTQVAQLCTDKAKELVEKERGSCRQTQMGPWGMLLMHLPQIAVAEHSYADLGFLHTKNKGFLRKDNSLRTVYELLKSDLKRVEEMTRGTNSIGATVAEVSNQLCQYITAKIQLIDFYEKMYNMSVNSKAMRYQELLESIEGIAEAHSLSCSHLALTAIKTSLTLECEILVQLTKAQVELQHWRFLLTLMALYGAQTRMSAWERTLQSKESWKLGFSASFLKANQQPALYQWLVKLRGNILAKCSLYFHTTLSQQANPGEMRSIMSKQNVDYYHKIQSFQRKHDVLAVLIIFDSRGVEDAGPGYRHPRREPNVTEQFPVVLSCPSVFAQKPSIHLDNIQKRFKERYTELLAMDKIVYSKNAKDACVYAMYNTDPRMTLVTVYESGKQKDKEAHVTSFMTDLCMQIRCNKVYESLKLSK; translated from the exons ATGGAGCATGAAGAAGAATTTCTCAATACTTTCTTTACTCAAGTTGCTCAATTGTGTACTGATAAAGCTAAGGAGTTAGTT GAAAAAGAACGTGGATCATGCCGTCAAACACAGATGGGTCCATGGGGAATGTTACTTATGCATTTACCTCAAATAGCTGTAGCGGAACATTCATATGCAGATTTAGGTTTCCTTCATACCAAAAATAAAGGATTTTTAAGGAAAGAT AATTCACTGAGAACAgtgtatgaattattaaaatctgATTTGAAGAGGGTAGAAGAAATGACTAGAGGAACCAATTCCATTGGAGCAACAGTTGCTGAAGTTTCTAATCAATTGTGCCAATACATAACAGCAAAAATACAGCTAATAGATTT ttatgaAAAAATGTATAACATGAGTGTAAATAGCAAAGCCATGAGATATCAAGAATTATTAGAATCCATTGAAGGAATAGCAGAAGCTCATTCTTTATCATGTTCACATTTAGCATTAACTGCTATTAAGACAAGTTTAAC ATTAGAGTGTGAAATATTAGTACAGTTAACAAAAGCACAAGTTGAACTTCAACATTGGAGGTTTTTGTTAACATTAATGGCTCTCTATGGTGCACAAACACGAATGTCAGCATGGGAAAGAACTTTACAAAGTAAAGAG TCATGGAAATTAGGTTTCAGTGCTTCTTTTCTGAAAGCAAACCAACAACCAGCATTATACCAATGGTTAGTGAAATTACGCGGTAACATATTAGCTAAAtgttcattatattttcatactacCTTAAGTCAGCAAGCTAATCCAGGAGAAATGAGAAGCATCATGAGCAAGCAAAATGTGGATTACTATCATaa aatacaAAGTTTTCAACGTAAACATGACGTTTTAGCagttttaataatatttgattCTCGAGGAGTCGAAGATGCGGGTCCAGGTTACAGGCATCCTCGCAGAGAACCAAATGTGACTGAACAGTTTCCCGTTGTCCTCAGTTGTCCTAGT gtATTTGCACAAAAACCATCAATTCATTTGGATAATATTCAAAAGCGATTTAAAGAAAGATATACGGAACTTCTTGCCATGGATAAAATTGTGTATAGTAAAAATGCAAAG GATGCGTGTGTATATGCAATGTATAATACTGATCCCAGAATGACTTTAGTTACCGTATATGAAAGTGGCAAACAAAAGGATAAGGAAGCCCATGTAACCTCGTTTATGACCGATTTATGTATGCAAATTAGGTGTAATAAGGTGTacgaatcattaaaattatcaaaatga